From Planctomycetota bacterium, a single genomic window includes:
- a CDS encoding PQQ-binding-like beta-propeller repeat protein, protein MRAKGVWCLTVAALLGLGGRVWADEWRGWRGLEAQGKSRSDNGPTAWSPDQNVVWKTPIPGRGHSSPVVTRDSVFATTGYPAEAVPLVKRAGIGLVLAAFAALAALAVAFLVRSCWPGSSPSWREFLGTLVLCVLLGVVAHFVFVSYVFLPAGETGHSFRQARWQLSSVVVCLGLMIAASRFSPRSRPRVALGAGALLFAVLALMGRPDQDYYRPMGGSEFGGLIAAVPALVLAVGVTLLLRALLARPSTESSPPPQGRTVSVPLALVRLGLVGAVSLVALAGLRLHVPQVAMKIARHMAVTTPGTMSAFAWPNIVLPIPLVAGALWLVAEVAGLWPRRVRLGRLFAAGILCAAALLLIERNWLGTRREFTRAIVCLDRASGRMKWVRPCAPGPEFGTHPMNSQATPTPAVDDERVYAYFGSHGLVCADFSGKILWTNKELPFEGDIHGVGASPILAEGRIVIDSGQPNAPYLAAVDSASGKTLWKTPRPSVAPNHGEHRPPTLASVDGRKVIIIWGWYELRAYDFDSGKELCCYPIERKAGCEIVASLLVDGDTLYLPQVFTFRALSLTKLLKGEDPLVWTADLNGRGPNTSSPVLAKGLLFMVSDTKGHVTCLDAKTGALVW, encoded by the coding sequence ATGCGCGCGAAGGGGGTCTGGTGTCTGACAGTGGCTGCCTTGCTCGGCCTGGGCGGGCGCGTGTGGGCCGACGAGTGGCGCGGCTGGCGCGGGCTGGAGGCGCAAGGCAAGAGCCGGTCCGACAACGGCCCCACGGCCTGGTCCCCCGACCAGAACGTTGTGTGGAAGACTCCCATCCCGGGCCGCGGACACTCATCGCCAGTGGTCACCCGCGACAGCGTGTTCGCCACCACGGGGTACCCGGCGGAAGCCGTGCCGCTCGTGAAGCGGGCGGGGATCGGCCTCGTTCTCGCCGCCTTCGCGGCTCTGGCCGCTTTGGCAGTGGCGTTCCTGGTGCGAAGCTGCTGGCCCGGGTCATCCCCCTCCTGGCGGGAGTTCCTGGGCACTCTGGTCCTGTGCGTGCTGTTGGGGGTAGTGGCGCACTTCGTGTTCGTAAGCTATGTGTTCCTGCCGGCGGGCGAGACGGGCCATAGCTTCCGCCAGGCTCGATGGCAGCTCTCCTCCGTCGTCGTCTGTCTCGGCCTGATGATCGCGGCGTCGCGCTTCTCGCCCCGGTCGCGGCCGCGGGTTGCCCTCGGCGCAGGGGCTCTCCTCTTCGCGGTCCTGGCCTTGATGGGCCGGCCCGACCAGGACTACTACCGGCCGATGGGCGGGAGCGAATTCGGGGGGCTGATCGCCGCCGTCCCCGCCCTGGTCCTGGCCGTAGGGGTGACTCTTCTGCTTCGCGCCCTCCTGGCGCGGCCGAGCACGGAGTCGTCACCGCCGCCGCAGGGGAGAACAGTGTCCGTGCCTCTCGCCCTGGTGCGTCTTGGCCTGGTGGGCGCGGTGTCGCTCGTGGCTCTCGCGGGACTCAGGCTGCACGTGCCGCAGGTGGCCATGAAGATAGCGCGCCACATGGCCGTGACGACCCCGGGCACCATGTCGGCCTTTGCGTGGCCGAACATCGTGCTCCCGATTCCTCTTGTGGCAGGCGCCCTGTGGCTTGTGGCCGAGGTGGCGGGCCTCTGGCCCAGGCGGGTGCGTCTGGGCAGGCTCTTCGCGGCTGGTATCCTGTGTGCGGCGGCGCTTCTGCTGATCGAGCGGAACTGGCTGGGGACTCGCCGCGAGTTCACCCGAGCTATCGTGTGCCTGGATCGGGCCAGCGGCAGGATGAAGTGGGTGCGCCCGTGCGCACCCGGCCCTGAGTTCGGCACGCACCCGATGAACTCCCAGGCCACGCCCACCCCTGCGGTGGACGATGAGCGAGTGTATGCCTACTTTGGCTCGCACGGCCTCGTGTGCGCCGACTTCTCAGGCAAGATCCTGTGGACAAACAAGGAACTGCCCTTCGAGGGCGACATTCATGGCGTCGGGGCCTCCCCGATCCTGGCCGAGGGCCGGATCGTGATCGACTCGGGGCAACCCAACGCCCCTTATTTGGCAGCAGTGGATTCTGCGAGCGGGAAGACGTTGTGGAAAACGCCACGACCCAGTGTCGCGCCTAACCACGGCGAGCACCGGCCCCCGACCCTTGCGTCGGTGGACGGCCGGAAAGTGATCATCATCTGGGGCTGGTATGAATTGCGCGCCTACGACTTCGACTCGGGCAAGGAGCTCTGCTGCTACCCCATCGAGCGCAAAGCGGGGTGCGAGATTGTCGCCAGCCTGCTGGTGGACGGCGACACGCTCTACCTCCCCCAGGTTTTCACGTTCCGAGCCCTGAGCCTCACCAAGCTCCTCAAGGGGGAAGACCCCCTCGTGTGGACCGCCGATCTGAATGGCAGAGGCCCCAACACCTCGTCGCCCGTGCTGGCGAAGGGCCTGTTGTTCATGGTCTCCGACACCAAGGGCCACGTGACCTGTCTGGATGCGAAGACCGGCGCCCTCGTCTGGTAG
- a CDS encoding glycosyltransferase family 2 protein — MYRGRQIGVVVPAYNEETLIGRVLETMPAFVDRIYVVDDASHDQTASRVAEYAAREPGRIVLLRHESNQGVGAAIVTGYRRAVEDGIEIAAVMAGDAQMAPADLPAMLDPLVDGAADYVKGNRLFTGEAWKKIPRTRYLGNAFLSLLTKVASGYWNVADSQTGYTAVSRQVLTALPLDKLYRRYGYPNHLLVMLNVYNFRVADVPVTPVYNIGEKSGIRLRSVIPRMSWLLLKCFLWRMKEKYIIRDFHPLIFFYAVGALLLAACLALGARLLVHWSTYGVIPKTNALAAMTLFISGIQFLLFAMWFDMDHNKPLNRPTAAPGTRRDGSAAPPPRGS, encoded by the coding sequence ATGTATCGCGGACGGCAGATTGGCGTGGTGGTGCCCGCCTACAACGAAGAGACCCTGATCGGCCGCGTGCTCGAGACGATGCCGGCCTTCGTGGACCGTATCTACGTGGTGGACGACGCGAGCCACGACCAGACCGCCTCTCGCGTAGCCGAGTACGCTGCGCGGGAGCCAGGCCGCATCGTGCTCCTCCGCCATGAAAGCAATCAGGGCGTCGGCGCGGCCATTGTCACCGGCTACCGCCGAGCCGTCGAGGACGGGATCGAGATCGCTGCCGTGATGGCTGGTGACGCGCAGATGGCCCCCGCCGACCTGCCCGCCATGCTCGACCCCCTGGTGGACGGAGCGGCCGACTACGTGAAGGGCAACCGCCTCTTCACCGGCGAGGCCTGGAAGAAGATCCCCCGCACCCGCTACCTCGGCAATGCGTTCCTCTCCCTCTTGACCAAAGTCGCATCGGGCTACTGGAACGTGGCCGACAGCCAGACCGGCTACACGGCCGTCAGCCGACAGGTCCTCACCGCCCTGCCGCTGGACAAGCTCTATCGCCGCTACGGCTACCCCAACCACCTGCTGGTCATGCTCAACGTCTACAACTTTCGCGTGGCCGATGTGCCGGTCACGCCTGTTTACAACATCGGTGAGAAGAGCGGCATCCGCCTTCGCAGCGTCATCCCGCGCATGTCGTGGCTCCTGCTCAAGTGCTTCCTGTGGCGGATGAAGGAGAAGTACATCATCCGCGACTTCCATCCGCTGATCTTCTTCTACGCTGTGGGAGCCCTGCTTCTCGCCGCTTGCCTGGCGCTCGGCGCGCGGCTCCTCGTCCACTGGAGCACCTACGGCGTCATCCCCAAGACCAATGCCTTGGCCGCCATGACGCTCTTTATCTCCGGCATCCAGTTCCTGCTGTTCGCCATGTGGTTCGACATGGACCACAACAAGCCGCTGAACCGTCCGACAGCGGCCCCCGGCACGCGCCGCGATGGCTCCGCCGCGCCGCCCCCGCGCGGCTCGTGA